The following is a genomic window from Paenibacillus thiaminolyticus.
CGGCGTGAACAGTCCGGTCCGGGCGTTCAAATCGGTCGGCTTGACTCCGGTCTACGTAGAGCGCGGCAGCGGCTCCCGCATTTATGATATCGATGGCAACGAATTTATCGATTATGTCTGCTCTTGGGGTCCGCTTATTGTCGGGCACGCCCACCCGCAGGTTGTGCAGGCGATTCAGGAGACAGCGGCCAAAGGTACGAGCTTCGGCGCTCCGACCGAGCTGGAGACGATGATGGCCAAGACGGTGGTGGAGCGGGTGCCTTCCGTCGATATCGTACGCATGGTCAATTCCGGCACGGAAGCGACGATGAGTGCGCTGCGTCTCGCCCGCGGCATTACGAAGCGAAGCAAAATATTAAAGTTCGAAGGCTCCTACCACGGACATGCGGACAGCTTGCTCATTAAGGCGGGATCCGGCGTGGCTACGCTGGGCCTCCCTGACAGTCCGGGCGTGCCGGAAGGCGTGGCCAGCAATACGATTACGGTGCCTTACAACGACCTGGAAGGCGTCAAGCTTGCGTTCGAACGCTTCGGTGAGGAGCTGGCATGCGTTATCGTCGAGCCGGTCGCAGGCAATATGGGCGTCGTGCCGCCGCAGCCTGGCTTCCTGGAAGGGCTTCGGGCATTAACGGAACAATACGGAAGCTTGCTTATCTTCGATGAAGTCATGACCGGCTTCCGCGTTGGTTACCATTGTGCGCAAGGACGCTTCGGTGTTACGCCGGATCTGACCTGCTTCGGCAAGGTCATCGGCGGAGGCTTGCCGGTCGGCGCTTACGGCGGCAAGCGGGAATATATGGAGCAGGTGGCGCCGAGCGGGCCGATTTATCAGGCGGGCACGCTGAGCGGCAACCCGCTGGCAATGGCGGCTGGCTATACGACGTTGTCGCTGCTGACGCCAGAAGCGTACGAAGAGCTGGAGCGCAAGGCAGCCAAGCTCGAGGAAGGCTTCCTGCGCAATGCGCGGGATATCGGCATTGCCTGCACGATCAACCGGGTCGGCTCGATGGTCTGCCCGTTCTTCACGGAGCAACCGGTCACCAACTTCGATTCCGCGCGCATGTCCGACCTGGATCGCTTCCGCAGTTATTTTGCCGAGCTGCTTCATCGGGGCGTCAACATCGCGCCATCCCAATTCGAAGGGATGTTCGTCTCGACGGCGCATACCGATCAAGATCTGGATGCGACGATCGAAGCGCACTATGAAGCGTTGAAACGTCTGTAAAAGCATATCCGGCCCCGGTGTCAGCCGAAGCTGACACGGCGGCCGGTTTTTTGTGAGCAGGATCGAGCAGCGGCTCCCATGGCGGACTGGTACTCTGCAACGGCAAGCCGAGCGGGAAGCCTAATTTGATTCGGATAAAAAGGAGGCTCTTGAAGATGGCGATCGGATGGAAGCGGCGGGGGGAGTGGGCGGAGTTCATGCCGGAACGCCGCATTCTGGCGTCGGAGGATGCGCTCCGCACATGGCTGTTGGAGACGCTTCGCATGCCGCCGAATATGCTGCGCCAGATGATGGCGGAGGACAAGATCCGGACAGCCGGAGATCGGCTGCGGATACATCTCTTCCCGGAGGAAGCGATGACGATGGAGCCGGCGGATGAACCCGCCGAGATTTTATATGAAGACGATGCGGTGCTGGTCGCTTACAAGCCTGCCGGGATGGCCGTGCATGCGACGACGGCAGAGCAGGAGCAAAGGCGGGGCAGTCTGGCGCATGCCGTCGCATGCCATTACGCCTGGACGGGCCAATCGCTGCGCGTCCGCCATATTCACCGCCTGGATACGGATACAACCGGCCCTGTGCTGATCGCGAAGCATGCGCTGCCGCACGCGGTCTTGGATGCCGACATGCGAAGCAAGTCGATTCGCCGCAGCTATGCGGCGATCGTCCACGGCTGCCCGCGCACGCGCGTGGGGACGATCGATGCACCGATCGGCAAGGATCGGCATCATCCGTCGCGCCGCCGGGTGAGCCCGACTGGCTCCTCTGCTGTAACCCACTACGCCGTCGAGCAAGCCGGCCGGGAGCTGTCGCTGGTGAAGCTCCGGCTGGAGACCGGGAGGACGCACCAGATTCGCGTCCATATGAGCCATATCGGCCACCCGTTGGCCGGAGACACGATGTACGGCGGGGATGGGCGGCTGTTCGGGCGGCAGGCGCTCCATGGGGAAGCGCTGACCTTCCGCCATCCGCTGTCGGGCGAATGGCTGGAGATTCAGGCACCGTGGCCCGAAGACATAGCGTGTCTGCGCCAAAAAATATAGTCATGCTCCTCCTTTTCCGTCCATATACATGAAGTAGTGAACCGAGTCTGATGTCGCGCCAGCCAGCAAGACATGCATCCGGGTCAGGGGAAGATTCGCGATCACGGCGGAGATCAGAAGTACTGCGGGAGGAGGAGCAGTCCGTGTATGAGGAAGCATATGGCTTAAGATTTGATATTTATGAACGTGTTCATTTATCCGACGAATGTGTCGGTATCGACCAATTGGAAGAGGTTGAACTGACGCCCCATATTCAGGTGATCCCGGCCGGAGACCAAGTAACGGTGCGGGGCAGCCTGCTGTTGGCAGGCGTCTATCAGGGAGATGACGAAGGCCGGGGCAGCCAGACGCTGGAGCATTGGATTCCGGTGGAGATTACGCTGCCGCTCAACCGGATTCGAAGCTTGGAGGATATTTCGGTCGACATTGAGCATTTCGATGTCGATCTGTTGTCTGCCCGCTCTCTTAACATTACGGGCATTTTGTCGCTTAAGGGCATTGCGATGGAGCCGGCCGAACCGTCCAACTGGGAGCCGGAGCAATTCACTGTCGTCCATCAGGCGGAGGAGGAGCGCGGATCGGATGAACCGGAATGGCTTCGGGATTATGGAGAAGCAGCGGCACGGCCCCCGAGCCCGGAGGCGCTTGATGCCGTGGCCCGGATCCGTTCCTTGGCCGACGGCGACGAGCGGCGCGAAGAAGAATGGCAAGCTGTCCCCGAACCGGAGGCCGATCTTGTTCGCGAGCGCGAGAAGACGTATTCCGAATATCTTGATAAGATAGAAAAATCGAAGAAGGCTGCGGCGGCGGAAGCGGAAGAGTCCGAACCGGAGAAGGACCCGGACCGGACCGAGCTCACCTGGAATCACGCACCATGGGCCTCTCCAAGCGTACAAGATTCGCCGCCAGCCGCACCGAAGGCCGTGGCCGAAGCGGAGGCATTGGCTCCTGAGAGCGACCAGCAGGGTGAGCCCGAGGACCGTGGGCTGGACGAGGAGGAAGCCGCTGAGCAGGAAGCGAAGGAGAAGTTGGCTGAAGCGTCTGCAGGGCATATCGAGGAGAAGCCGGCTGAAGCGTCTGCAGGGCATACCGAGGAGAAGCCGGTCGAAGTGTCTGTAGGCCGAACCGAGGAGAAGCCGGCAGAAGTGTCTGCAGGGCATACCGTGGAGAAGCCAGCCGAAGCGTCTGCAGGTCGAACCGGTGAGAAGCCGGTCGAAGTGTCTGTAGGCCGAACCGAGGAGAAGCCGGCAGAAGTGTCTGCAGGGCATACCGAGGAGAAGCCAGCCGAAGCGTCTGCAGGGCATACCGAGGAGAAGCCGGTCGAAGTGTCTGTAGGCCGAACCGAGGAGAAGCCGGCAGAAGTGTCTGCAGGTCGAACCGGAGAGAAGCCGGCCGAAGCGTCAGCAGGTCGAACCGAGGAGAAGCCAGCGAAGTGGAAAATGCCGCAGCCCCAGAGTTGGGCCGCCTCAGCTCCAGCGCCAGAGCGGGAGCCTGCGCCCGCGCCGGAGCCTGCAATCGAGGTGCAGGCGGAGCCCCGGGCGGAAGAGAAGCCGGCTGAAGTACCTGCATCAGTGGCCTCTACTACGGTAGCCACCACCACTGAAGCCACTGTCGCCGAAGCCTCCGTCGCGGAGTCGGGCGGAGCCGATGCGGGACTGGAGGCCGAGCCGGCTGAGGATGCCGCAGCGGCCGCTGCAGGCGCTGCGGACGCCAAGCCGGAGATGAAGATTGCAATCAACAGCTCCAAGCCGGCAGACGCGCCGGCCGCGAGCGGAGTCGGCCTCAGCTCTCTGCTGCAATCAAGCCGGCAGACGAAGGAGCGGGAGCAGCGGGAAGCCGAGACAAAGCAGGCCGAGGAAGAAGCCGCGCTCGAAGCGGCTAAAGTGACGACCGGCGACGACGTCAAGTGGCAGTCCCTGTTCCTGCAGCGGGTGAACGAAGAGCAAGGCTTCAAAAAAGTTCGCCTGTGCATCGTGCAGCGCGAGGAGACGCTAGATACGATCGCGGATCGCTATCAGATGAATACGAATGAAATCGTGCTGTATAACCGCCTGTCCGATCAGAACATTACGGAAGGCCAGGTGCTGTATATTCCGGTCACCTCCTGAACCGGGACACAATAGACCCGTCTCGCGAATCTCGCGGACGGGTCTTGTATGTGGTATGCGCATGCTGGGAAGGTTTGCGGCGAACTCAGTATACATCGAGCAAAAAGCCGAGATACACGAGGAACAGCGCGAACAACAAAAACACATCGAGCCCGGTTGGCAGAAGCAGCGTCCGGACAAACTGCAGGCAGATGAGCGGAAAGATTACTCCTTTTACCGAATGTCGAATACGCCACCACCAACGTTCCATGTGAGGATCACCTCCTATAGTACATGTTATGAGAGTGGAAAAACGGGATATGACTAATACAAAGAACGATTTCAAGCCGTCTATTGACTCATCTGGAGAGCGAAGGTAAAATATATCGTAAACATGTGGTTGTCAGCGCTTGGGCTGAAGCCATGGAGTAAAGACGTCGAACAGGAAGAGTAAGCGTCAAGGCCCCTTACAGAGAGCAGAGCGATGAGGTGTAACGCCTGCAGGAGCGTCCCGCTGAAGTCACCTGGGAGTTGCCCGTTTGAACGCGTCACGGCAGTGTATGAGCCCGGTGCTCGGCATGTGCCCCGCGCGCTAGAAGGGGACGGCCGCATCCGTTACATGCAGTGGAGTGCCGCCGCGTTCATGAGATGTTCATGAGACGCTTGGCGGAATTAAGGGTGGTACCACGGAAGTCGAACCTTTCGTCCTTTGCGGCGGAAGGTTTTTTTATTTGTCATAACGGAGGGAATGCTTATGTCAGAGAATCAGGAACAGTTATCCATGCCGACCACATATGATCCGAAGGCGGCGGAACAGAAATGGTACGCCTATTGGCAGGAAGGCGAATATTTCAAAGCCGGGCGCCAGCCGGATGCCGAACCATTCACGATTGTGATCCCGCCGCCGAACGTAACCGGGATGCTGCATATCGGGCATGCGCTCGATTTTACTCTGCAGGACATCATTATCCGCTCCAAGCGGATGCAGGGCTATGATGCCCTCTGGCTGCCTGGTTCGGACCATGCCGGTATCGCGACGCAGACGAAGGTGGAGCAGAAGCTGCGGGAAGAAGGGCTCACTCGCTACGATCTGGGCCGCGAGAAATTTCTGGAGCGAGTATGGGAGTGGAAAGGCATCTATGCCGAGACGATTCGCGAGCAGTGGGCGAAGATGGGCTTCTCGCTCGACTATTCCCGCGAGCGCTTCACGCTCGATGAAGGGCTGTCCCGCGCGGTTCGGGAAGTATTCGTCAAGCTGTACGAGAAAGGGCTCATTTATCGCGGCAAATACATCATTAACTGGGATCCGGCAGCCCGCACAGCGCTGTCCGATATCGAAGTCGAATATAAGGAAGTGCAGGGTCACCTCTATCATCTGGAGTACCCGCTGAAGGACGGCAGCGGCTCGATCACGGTCGCGACGACCCGGCCGGAGACGATGCTTGGCGACACCGCAGTAGCCGTTCATCCGGAGGACGAGCGTTACAAGCACATGATTGGCAAGATGCTGGTACTGCCGATAGTCGGCCGGGAGATCCCGATTATCGCAGACGACT
Proteins encoded in this region:
- the hemL gene encoding glutamate-1-semialdehyde 2,1-aminomutase; protein product: MTENFSTRRDARSRAAFEEAKQYIPGGVNSPVRAFKSVGLTPVYVERGSGSRIYDIDGNEFIDYVCSWGPLIVGHAHPQVVQAIQETAAKGTSFGAPTELETMMAKTVVERVPSVDIVRMVNSGTEATMSALRLARGITKRSKILKFEGSYHGHADSLLIKAGSGVATLGLPDSPGVPEGVASNTITVPYNDLEGVKLAFERFGEELACVIVEPVAGNMGVVPPQPGFLEGLRALTEQYGSLLIFDEVMTGFRVGYHCAQGRFGVTPDLTCFGKVIGGGLPVGAYGGKREYMEQVAPSGPIYQAGTLSGNPLAMAAGYTTLSLLTPEAYEELERKAAKLEEGFLRNARDIGIACTINRVGSMVCPFFTEQPVTNFDSARMSDLDRFRSYFAELLHRGVNIAPSQFEGMFVSTAHTDQDLDATIEAHYEALKRL
- a CDS encoding RluA family pseudouridine synthase translates to MAIGWKRRGEWAEFMPERRILASEDALRTWLLETLRMPPNMLRQMMAEDKIRTAGDRLRIHLFPEEAMTMEPADEPAEILYEDDAVLVAYKPAGMAVHATTAEQEQRRGSLAHAVACHYAWTGQSLRVRHIHRLDTDTTGPVLIAKHALPHAVLDADMRSKSIRRSYAAIVHGCPRTRVGTIDAPIGKDRHHPSRRRVSPTGSSAVTHYAVEQAGRELSLVKLRLETGRTHQIRVHMSHIGHPLAGDTMYGGDGRLFGRQALHGEALTFRHPLSGEWLEIQAPWPEDIACLRQKI
- a CDS encoding LysM peptidoglycan-binding domain-containing protein encodes the protein MYEEAYGLRFDIYERVHLSDECVGIDQLEEVELTPHIQVIPAGDQVTVRGSLLLAGVYQGDDEGRGSQTLEHWIPVEITLPLNRIRSLEDISVDIEHFDVDLLSARSLNITGILSLKGIAMEPAEPSNWEPEQFTVVHQAEEERGSDEPEWLRDYGEAAARPPSPEALDAVARIRSLADGDERREEEWQAVPEPEADLVREREKTYSEYLDKIEKSKKAAAAEAEESEPEKDPDRTELTWNHAPWASPSVQDSPPAAPKAVAEAEALAPESDQQGEPEDRGLDEEEAAEQEAKEKLAEASAGHIEEKPAEASAGHTEEKPVEVSVGRTEEKPAEVSAGHTVEKPAEASAGRTGEKPVEVSVGRTEEKPAEVSAGHTEEKPAEASAGHTEEKPVEVSVGRTEEKPAEVSAGRTGEKPAEASAGRTEEKPAKWKMPQPQSWAASAPAPEREPAPAPEPAIEVQAEPRAEEKPAEVPASVASTTVATTTEATVAEASVAESGGADAGLEAEPAEDAAAAAAGAADAKPEMKIAINSSKPADAPAASGVGLSSLLQSSRQTKEREQREAETKQAEEEAALEAAKVTTGDDVKWQSLFLQRVNEEQGFKKVRLCIVQREETLDTIADRYQMNTNEIVLYNRLSDQNITEGQVLYIPVTS